GCTCGCGTCGCTTTCGGCACCGACAACGTCGACGCGCAACTCGGTGACGGGCTGCCGGCCGAGACGATCCTCGGCTTGCCACGGGTGACGATCGACCAGGCGTGCAGCGCGCCGCTTGTCATCACGCTGTGCGGCGACGTCAAGGACGACCTACCGGTCCTGTACATCAGGTTGCGCGACGCGGTCCGTGAGAAGGGCGCGCAGATCGTCGAGATCACCCCCGCGCGCACGGGCCTGTCGCCGTACGCGGCCCTGACCTTGCAGTACCGGCCCGGAGAGGTGGAGGCGCTGGCCGCGGCAGTGGCCGGCGAGGGGCCGGTCACGGGCGAGGTGGCGGGCATCGACGCCTCGGCCCTGTCCGAGGTGCGTGGGCACCTGGCGCGAGCTGCGGAGATCGCTGCACGCGATGGTTCGGCGGGACCAGCCGTGGTGGTCCTGATCGGTCGCCCGTCGCTTGCGGAGCCTGCCGAACAGGTCGCTGCTGCTGCGCGCGTTCTGGCGGACATCCCCGGGGTCGCATTCCTTCCGGCCCTGCGCCGTGGCAATGTTCACGGTGCGCTCGACCTCGGCCTGGCTCCCGGCGTGCTACCCGGTCGACTCGGGCTGGATGAGGGCCGCGACTGGTTCGCGCACCACTGGGGCGCCGAGTTGCCTCGTCGCGCGGGCATGGACACCGCGGGGATCCTCGACGCAGCGTCGCGTGGCCGCATCGGAGGCCTGGTGTTGCTCGGGGCCGACCCGCGCAGCGACTTCATCGATGCCCGCCTGGCGCTGCGCGGGATGTCCGGTGCCCGTTTCGTGGTCGCGGTCGACACCCACCTGAACGAATCCACGAAGCACGCCGACGTCGTCCTGCCGGCCGCGACTTGGGCCGAGAAGCGCGGAACGTTCACGAACATCGAGGGACGGCTCACGTGGCTCAGCCAGGTGGTGACCGCCCCGGGCTTGGCATGGCCCGATTGGATGATCGCAAGCGAGCTCGCCACCCGGATGGGCGTGGACCTCGGGTTCAACAGCCAAGACGACATCTGGGCGGAGGTCACGCGACTGTCGCCGGTGCACGCCGGCGCGGGGTATCACGTCCTTTCGGAGCAGCAGTCGCGCGACGGGGTGGTCGTTCCGCTCGTGCCGGGTGACAGTGCCGACCGCCGCGCGCCCAAGCCACTCGACCCGATGGCGGATCCGGGGATCGCGTCGGCCGAGCTGCACAACATCGCGCCCACGTCGATGCTGCTGAAGGCTTCCGCGTCGGTGGCGATGGAGCCCGAGACCGAGGCCGGGGTGCGGCCCGTGACGGTGTCGCCGGCGGGTGGCGTGCGAACCGGAGCCGCTTCGGAGGGCACGGCGGGTGCTGCCGGCGAGGGTGAGGCCGGTGTTCCAGCAGGCGAGGAGGCCGGTGTTCTGGCGGGCGAGGGGGCGGAGCCGCCGGCGCAGCCGGCGGCGATGGGCCTGCCGCAGATGGCGCCGGCATCCGGCTCCGGTGAGTCCGGTGGCCCGAGCGGCATTTCGCAGCAAGGTCTGCGGTTGGTGACTCGGCGCACCATGTGGGACGGTGGGACGCTCGTGCGGTCCGTGCCGGCGCTAGCAGGGCTGCACCCGCAGCCGTGCCTGAGGGTCCACCCGTCCGTGCTCGCGGATCTCGGGACTGCGGATGGCGAGCGGGTGGTGCTGCGCTCGGCGAGCGGGAAGGTGACCGTGGCAGCCGCCGGCGACCCGACACTGCCGCCGGGCACGGCCTTCCTGCCGTGGAACCTGCCGGGCGTGCCCGCCGGCGATCTCATCCAGGCCGGCGCAGCGGCCATCAGTGTCAGCGTGGAAGCGGCCGCGGAAGAGGAGGGATCTTCCGATGGGTGACCCGCTCTTCGCGAACGGTCTCAACCTGGCCGTCTGGATCATCCTGCTCGTAAAGGTCGTGGTCGTCTTCGCGTTCGTGATGGTCTCGGTGCTGTTCATGGTCATGTACGAGCGCAAGGCGGTCGCCTGGCTCGGCGTGCGCTACGGCCCCAACCGTGCGGGCCCCAACGGCTGGCTGCAGTCGCTCGCCGACGGGACCAAGCTCCTCTTCAAAGAGGCCTTCACCCCACGTACGGCGGACAAGGCCGTCTACAAGATCGCGCCCTATCTGATGCTCTTCCCGGCGCTGGTGGCCTTCTCGATCGTGCCGATCGGCGGCACCATCACGGTCGCCCACCACACGACCCGGCTGCAGCTTGTCGATCCCCCATGGGGAATCCTCTTCCTCCTCATGACCTCCGGCATCGCCGTATACGGGGTGATGCTCGCCGGGTGGTCATCCGGTTCCAAGTACCCGCTGCTCGGCGCCGTCCGGGCCAGCGCGCAGATGGTGTCCTACGAGGCGGTCCTTGGTCTCACGACCGCGACCGTCATCGTGGTGACCGGCTCGCTGCACACGAGCGCCATCGTGATCAACCAGCACGGCGGCTTCCTCTATCACTGGAACATCATCAGGACGGCGTTGATCCCCTTCGCCCTGTTCGCGATCGCCATCACCGCCGAGATGACGCGCCCGCCGTTCGACCTGGTCGAAGCGGAAGAGGAGCTCTCGGGTGGTTACAACATGGAGTACTCGTCGATCGATTTCGCATGGTTCTACCTCGCGGAGTACGCCGCGCTGGTCACCAACTCGGCGATCATCGTCACCCTCTGGCTGGGTGGGCCCGACGGACCGGGCATCGCCGGCCACAGCATCGGGCCATTCTGGTTCCTCCTCAAGCTGCTGATCATCCTTTACATCTACGTGTGGATCAGGGCGACCCTGCCGCGCATGCGCTACGACCAGCTGATGGATCTCGGGTGGAAACGACTCATCCCCGGCGCGCTCGCCATGCTGATGATCGTCGCCGGGTTCCAGGTGAGCCGGACCTGGGGATTCGTGGCGTTCGGAGGGTCGGTGCTCCTGATCGCGCTCCTGATGCGGGCCATAGACGTGGGTCATGGCGCGACGGAGGTCGAATCGGCCCGTGACGAGTTCGCATCCGGGCGTTCCCGAGCATCGGGGGAGGTGAACGGTTGAGCTTCATCGACTTCTTCAAGGGCTTCGTCGTGACGGGCAAGCTCCCGTTCAAGCCCAAGGTCACCATCCAGTACCCGGAGGAGAAGCGGCCGAAGCCGGAGCGTTTCCACGGCCGCCATGTCCTAAATCGCTACGAGGACGGCATGGAGAAGTGCATCGGATGTGAACTGTGCGCCGGCGTCTGCCCCGCGCGGTGCATCTACGTGCGCGGGGCGGACAACCCGCCGGACTCGCCGGTGTCGCCGGGGGAGCGTTACGGCTACGTCTACGAGATCAACTTCCTCCGCTGCATCCACTGCGACATGTGCGTCGAGGCCTGCCCGACCGAGGCGATCACCGAGTCGAAACTGTTCGAGTTCTCGTTCTCCAACCGCGGCGACGCCATCTACACCAAGTCCGAGCTGCTGGTCGACGACGACGGCAAACCGCAGGAGCTTCCCTGGGAGCACTGGGTTATCGGCGACGATCGCAACACCTCGGCGTGGGTGCGGGCCACCTCACCCGCTGGGGCGGCATCGCTGGAAGGCCAGCCCCTGTGGTCGGGAGAGCTCGGCTACGGCGTGCGACCAGCGCAGAAGGGCCAGAGTGACCCCGAGGCGGCCGACTTCCCGGCGGACAACGACTTTTCCCTCCGCGAACTCGCACGCAACGCCCTGAAGGGCGTCGGGGTCAAGGTGGGCAGGCCGTCCAAGGGGCAGGAGACGGGTTGACAGCCGCTCTTCTCGCCGCCGGCACCGCGTCGGGCGTACATCTGGCCCACGGCTCCGCCTGGGCCGTGTTTGCCGTCGGCGCGGCCTTGATCATCACTGGCGCGTTCGGCGTGATCCTCATGCGCAACCCGGTCCATTCCGCGCTGATGCTCGTCATCACCCTGCTCGGAGTAGCGCTCGAGTTCGTCAACGAGTCAGCAGACTTCCTCGCAGCGGTGCAGATCATCGTCTACGCCGGCGCAGTCGTGATCCTGTTCCTCTTCGTGATCATGTTCCTCGGCGTGGACCGCCGAGAACCCGCCGGAGCCGAACGGACTCGGTTCCAACGACCGCTCGCGGTCCTCCTCGGGATCGTCGCACTGGTCGAGATCCTCATCCTTTCCCAGGTGAACCACTGGACGAGCGGCTTACACGGTTTTGCCGGCAACCTTTCCGGGCCGGGTGAGAACGTCCAGAAGCTGGGGCAGTCCATCTACACCCGCTACCTTCTTCCGTTCGAAATGACGGCTGCCCTACTGGTCATCGCGGTCGTCGCAGCGGTGGTGCTGTCCCGCCGAAGGGACCCGTCCGCCGGCGAGATGTCGCGAGACGAGCAGGAGGAGGCAGTGCACCAGTGAGCGACCTTGGGAGCGAACCAATGTGCACGGGCTGGTTCAGCGTCCGTAGGACGGTGGGCCAGTGAGCGTTCCGGGAGCCTGGTACCTCGTCCTCGCGGCGGTCCTGTTCGGGCTGGGCGCAACCGGTCTGCTTGTCCGGCGCAACGTGCTCGTGATGTTCATGTGCATCGAGTTGATGCTCAACGCGGTCAACCTCACGTTCGTGACCTTCTCCCGCCTGCTCGACGACCTCGGCGGGCAGGCCTCGGTCTTCTTCGTACTGGTGGTCGCCGCCGCCGAAGTTGTGGTGGGCCTGGCGATCATCGTTGCCATGTTCCGTCGACGCGCTGCGACGACGGCCGACGACATCCACACCCTGAAGGGCTGATCCGGGATGAACGCCGCCTACGCCATCGTCGCGCTCCCGCTCGCCGGCGCTCTCATCCTCCTCTTCGCAGGCCGGAGGACGGGCGACCCCGCTTCAGGTTGGATCGCCACGGTCCTGGCGTTCGGCTCCTTCGCAGCGACCATCGTGGTTTGGGCGACGATGCTCGGGCGGACGAGCGCAGATCGGACGGTCCACAAGAACATCTTCACCTGGATCCCCGTCGGTGGCCTGCACGTCAACTTCGCCCTGCAACTGGACCCCCTTGCCATCACCTGGTGCCTCTTCGTCACCGGGGTCGGAGCCCTGATCCACCTGTATTCGATCGGCTACATGAAGGGCGACTCGGACTACGGACGGTTCTTCTTCTACATGAACCTGTTCCTCTTCTCGATGATCGTCCTCGTGCTGGCGGACAGCTACCTGTTCAGCTTCCTCGGCTGGGAGGGCGTCGGGTACTGCTCCTACGGCCTCATCGGATTCTGGTTCGAGCGCAACACCGCCGCTGTCGCGGCGAAGAAGGCCTTCGTGACCAACCGGGTGGGCGACTTCGGGTTCATGATCGCCTTGTTCCTGATGTTCAGCCATTTCAAGTCGTTCAGCTACTCCGATGTTCTGCTCCCGCTGTCATCAGGGCACGCAATGCTGGGCAACACGACGGCGACGGCGATCGGCCTGCTGCTGTTCCTCGGAGCGGTGGGCAAGTCCGCCCAGATCCCTCTCTACATGTGGCTCCCCGACGCGATGGAAGGCCCGACCCCTGTGTCGGCACTGATCCACGCGGCGACGATGGTGACCGCCGGCGTCTACCTGGTCGCGCGAAGCGCACCCATCATCCACTTCAGCTCCTCCACCCAGTGGGTCATCGCGATCATCGGGTGCGCCACTGCATTCCTAGCCGCGACGATCGCCTGTGCCCAGGACGACATAAAGCGGGTTCTGGCCTACTCGACGGTGTCGCAGCTGGGCTACATGTTCCTCGGTGAGGGATCGGGCGACTACACCGCAGGGATCTACCACACGGTGACCCACGCCTTTTTCAAGGCTCTGCTCTTCCTCGGGGCCGGCTCCGTGATCCACGCACTACACGACGAGCAGGACATGAAGCGGATGGGAGCGTTGCGCAAGTACCTCCCCCTCACGTTCCCGACCTTCCTCGTCGCGTACCTCGCCCTATCCGGGATCCCACCCTTCGACGGGTTCTGGTCCAAAGACGAGATCCTGGCCGCCGCCTGGCACATGAGCCCCGGGCTGTGGGCGGTCGGGGCGGTCACCGCCGGGCTCACCGCCTATTACATGAGCCGCCTGATGGTCCTCACCTTCGGCGGTGACGCGCGGTGGCGGGAGGCGAACGCCAGCCACGGCGCAGCGGGCATCGCGGGGTCGCACTCCGGTCACGGCGACGGGGAGCACGGCGCGGAGCCGCACGAGTCGCCATGGGTGATGACCGTCCCTCTCGTGATCCTCGGTGTGGCCTCTGTGATCGGATGGTTGGTCAACGCCCCGTTCGGCCACTGGGACTACCTGCATCGCTGGCTCGCCCCGGTCTTTCCCCAGACGATCGCGCCGGCAGTACACGTCTCGACCGACTTCAAGTGGTACGCGGGGATCGCGGTCACCGCGCTGGCCTTCACCGGACTGTTCCTGGGACTCGGCGCCTGGCGGCGCTCGTGGCAGCGACCGCGCCTCGAGCCGGCATTCCTTTCCCATGCGTGGTACATCGACGAGGGTGTGGCCGCAGCCGTGTCGGGCCCGCTCGCCCACACCGCCAGCGGGTTCAGCTTTGGTGTCGACGCCGGCCTCGTCGACGGCACCGTGAACGGACTCGGGAGGCTGGCGGCCGGCACGGGACGGCAGTTGCGCCGGATCCAGACCGGATATGTCCGGAACTACGCGCTGGGGATCGGTATAGGCGCGGCCGCGGTGCTCGCGTACGTGGCGTCGAGGATCGGAGGTTGACGTGAAGACCTCGCCGTTTCCGATCCTCAACGTCATCGTCTTCTTCCCACTCGGCGCGGCGATCGTGTTCGCCTTGCTGCCGTCGTCAATCTCGGAGGCGGCTGCACGGCGGCTTGGTTTGGTGGCGGGCATCGTCGAGATCGGCCTCGTCGCCTACCTCGTAGCCGACTTCCCGGTCGGGAGAGCGGGCTTCCAGTTCGTGAGCGATCACTCGTGGATCACCACGTTCGGGATCCGGTGGAGACTCGGTGTGGACGGCATCTCGCTCTTCCTCGTAGCGGTGACGGCGCTCGTGTTCCCAATAGCCATGGTCGGCCCGCTCGTGCGCAGAGGGTCGCGCGCGTTCATGGGCTGGATGCTTCTCCTCGAGGCGGCGTGCATGGGCACGTTCCTGTCGCTCGATCTGTTCGTGTTCTTCATCCTCTTCGAACTGACACTCGTGCCCGCCTACTTCATCATCGCCGGCTGGGGCAGCGAGCGGCGCAACTACGCGGCGATGAAGTTTTTCATCTACACATTCGCCGGCTCTGCATTCTTCTTCGTCGCCATGCTCGCACTCGTGCTGCTGACCGCGCCGCTCAACGGTAACCACCAGACATTCGACCTCGTCACCCTTACCCGGCTCGCCCCGCGGCTGCCCCACGCCGATCAGGTCCTCATCTTCTGCGGGTTCGCGACCGCGTTCGCCGTGAAGATCCCGCTGGTCCCCTTCCACAGCTGGCTTCCTGACACCTATAGAGAAGCCTCCACCGGCGGATCCATGGTGCTCGCCGGAATCCTGTTCAAGCTCGGCGCCTACGGGCTCCTGCGCCTGGGCGTCTTCCTGCTCCCGCGCGGCGCCGCGGACATGGCACCGGTGCTGCTCACCTTGGCCGCCGTCGGGATCACCTACGGCGCCGTGGTGACGATCATGCAGCGAGACCTCAAACGTCTCGTCGCCTATGCGTCAATCGTCGACGTCGCGTTCATCGTGCTCGGGTTCTTCGCGTTCTCGCAGCAGGGCGTGAGCGGCGGGGTGCTGGAGATGGTGAACCACGGGCTCACCACCGGCGCACTGTTCTTCGTGGTCGGGATGGTGTGGGAGAGGACCGGCACGTTCCGGTTCACCGAACTCGGAGGGTTGCAGAAGACCGCTCCCATACTGGCCGCGGTGTTCCTGGCAGTCGTCCTGAGCGCAGTTGGACTGCCGGGTCTCAACGGGTTCGTAGGCGAGTTCCTCGTGCTGGCGGGCACGTTCGTCACCCATCGCTGGTGGGCAGTCGTTGGGACCACGGCGATCATCTCGGGGGCGATCTACCTGTTCTGGGCGTACCAGCGGGTGTTCCATGGACCGTTGCCCGCGGCGGCAGGTGTGCCGGCGGGTGGTGTGGCGCCGGCGGGTGGTGTGGCGCCGGCGGGTGGTGGCGGGGGTGATGCCGGTATCGAGGCTTCCGACGCCGGGGAGCCCGGACTGCCGCCGGCACGCCCCGACATGACCTGGCGGGAGATCGTCGCCATTGCACCGCTGCTGGCGGGCATCGTGTTCCTGGGCGTGTTCCCCAAGCCGTTCTTCGACAGGGTCAACCCGTCCGTCGATCACCTGCTCGATCACGTGCAGCACGCGGCGCCACAGATCCACGTGCCGGCGCAGGCTCGGCCGCAGGTCCACTACACCGTTCCTGCCAACCAGAACGTCGACGCCGGAGGTGCGCGGTGACCGTCGCGGCCGGTCTCTTGGCGTCGGTAGTGGCGCAAGCGACGCCCCCCGGGGGGTGCACTGTCGCGCCCGGTGGCGGGCGGGTGTCCGGGCTGTGCTCGAACGCCAACTCTCTGCACATCGCAGTCGCGTACCGGTC
This sequence is a window from Acidimicrobiales bacterium. Protein-coding genes within it:
- a CDS encoding NADH-quinone oxidoreductase subunit M — encoded protein: MKTSPFPILNVIVFFPLGAAIVFALLPSSISEAAARRLGLVAGIVEIGLVAYLVADFPVGRAGFQFVSDHSWITTFGIRWRLGVDGISLFLVAVTALVFPIAMVGPLVRRGSRAFMGWMLLLEAACMGTFLSLDLFVFFILFELTLVPAYFIIAGWGSERRNYAAMKFFIYTFAGSAFFFVAMLALVLLTAPLNGNHQTFDLVTLTRLAPRLPHADQVLIFCGFATAFAVKIPLVPFHSWLPDTYREASTGGSMVLAGILFKLGAYGLLRLGVFLLPRGAADMAPVLLTLAAVGITYGAVVTIMQRDLKRLVAYASIVDVAFIVLGFFAFSQQGVSGGVLEMVNHGLTTGALFFVVGMVWERTGTFRFTELGGLQKTAPILAAVFLAVVLSAVGLPGLNGFVGEFLVLAGTFVTHRWWAVVGTTAIISGAIYLFWAYQRVFHGPLPAAAGVPAGGVAPAGGVAPAGGGGGDAGIEASDAGEPGLPPARPDMTWREIVAIAPLLAGIVFLGVFPKPFFDRVNPSVDHLLDHVQHAAPQIHVPAQARPQVHYTVPANQNVDAGGAR
- a CDS encoding NADH-quinone oxidoreductase subunit J, with translation MTAALLAAGTASGVHLAHGSAWAVFAVGAALIITGAFGVILMRNPVHSALMLVITLLGVALEFVNESADFLAAVQIIVYAGAVVILFLFVIMFLGVDRREPAGAERTRFQRPLAVLLGIVALVEILILSQVNHWTSGLHGFAGNLSGPGENVQKLGQSIYTRYLLPFEMTAALLVIAVVAAVVLSRRRDPSAGEMSRDEQEEAVHQ
- the nuoL gene encoding NADH-quinone oxidoreductase subunit L yields the protein MNAAYAIVALPLAGALILLFAGRRTGDPASGWIATVLAFGSFAATIVVWATMLGRTSADRTVHKNIFTWIPVGGLHVNFALQLDPLAITWCLFVTGVGALIHLYSIGYMKGDSDYGRFFFYMNLFLFSMIVLVLADSYLFSFLGWEGVGYCSYGLIGFWFERNTAAVAAKKAFVTNRVGDFGFMIALFLMFSHFKSFSYSDVLLPLSSGHAMLGNTTATAIGLLLFLGAVGKSAQIPLYMWLPDAMEGPTPVSALIHAATMVTAGVYLVARSAPIIHFSSSTQWVIAIIGCATAFLAATIACAQDDIKRVLAYSTVSQLGYMFLGEGSGDYTAGIYHTVTHAFFKALLFLGAGSVIHALHDEQDMKRMGALRKYLPLTFPTFLVAYLALSGIPPFDGFWSKDEILAAAWHMSPGLWAVGAVTAGLTAYYMSRLMVLTFGGDARWREANASHGAAGIAGSHSGHGDGEHGAEPHESPWVMTVPLVILGVASVIGWLVNAPFGHWDYLHRWLAPVFPQTIAPAVHVSTDFKWYAGIAVTALAFTGLFLGLGAWRRSWQRPRLEPAFLSHAWYIDEGVAAAVSGPLAHTASGFSFGVDAGLVDGTVNGLGRLAAGTGRQLRRIQTGYVRNYALGIGIGAAAVLAYVASRIGG
- the nuoG gene encoding NADH-quinone oxidoreductase subunit NuoG; the encoded protein is MSEVNPGPGTSTGHTGVEAPVRLVSRPTVTESAVGTAPPAPAPGGETVNITIDGREVEAKAGQWIIQAADEAGVYIPRFCYHPRMKPVGMCRMCLVEVEGPRGPSLMPACYNPVADGMKISTASPMAKKAQEGVLEFLLVNHPLDCPVCDKGGECPLQDQTLAYGPGETRFVEEKRHWEKPIALSELVLLDRERCIQCGRCVRFADEVAGDPLIDFAERGDMTEVAVFPDEPYSSYFSGNVVQICPVGALTSKPYRFKARPWDLEQVESTCTTCAVGCRVAVQSSFGEITRLIGVDSDPVNWGWLCDKGRFVFESGRSESRLTTPMVRKGGDLVPASWAEALTAAAEGLSRAKMSGGGESLAVIGGARLANEDAYAWAKAARVAFGTDNVDAQLGDGLPAETILGLPRVTIDQACSAPLVITLCGDVKDDLPVLYIRLRDAVREKGAQIVEITPARTGLSPYAALTLQYRPGEVEALAAAVAGEGPVTGEVAGIDASALSEVRGHLARAAEIAARDGSAGPAVVVLIGRPSLAEPAEQVAAAARVLADIPGVAFLPALRRGNVHGALDLGLAPGVLPGRLGLDEGRDWFAHHWGAELPRRAGMDTAGILDAASRGRIGGLVLLGADPRSDFIDARLALRGMSGARFVVAVDTHLNESTKHADVVLPAATWAEKRGTFTNIEGRLTWLSQVVTAPGLAWPDWMIASELATRMGVDLGFNSQDDIWAEVTRLSPVHAGAGYHVLSEQQSRDGVVVPLVPGDSADRRAPKPLDPMADPGIASAELHNIAPTSMLLKASASVAMEPETEAGVRPVTVSPAGGVRTGAASEGTAGAAGEGEAGVPAGEEAGVLAGEGAEPPAQPAAMGLPQMAPASGSGESGGPSGISQQGLRLVTRRTMWDGGTLVRSVPALAGLHPQPCLRVHPSVLADLGTADGERVVLRSASGKVTVAAAGDPTLPPGTAFLPWNLPGVPAGDLIQAGAAAISVSVEAAAEEEGSSDG
- the nuoI gene encoding NADH-quinone oxidoreductase subunit NuoI, producing the protein MSFIDFFKGFVVTGKLPFKPKVTIQYPEEKRPKPERFHGRHVLNRYEDGMEKCIGCELCAGVCPARCIYVRGADNPPDSPVSPGERYGYVYEINFLRCIHCDMCVEACPTEAITESKLFEFSFSNRGDAIYTKSELLVDDDGKPQELPWEHWVIGDDRNTSAWVRATSPAGAASLEGQPLWSGELGYGVRPAQKGQSDPEAADFPADNDFSLRELARNALKGVGVKVGRPSKGQETG
- the nuoK gene encoding NADH-quinone oxidoreductase subunit NuoK, with product MSVPGAWYLVLAAVLFGLGATGLLVRRNVLVMFMCIELMLNAVNLTFVTFSRLLDDLGGQASVFFVLVVAAAEVVVGLAIIVAMFRRRAATTADDIHTLKG
- a CDS encoding complex I subunit 1 family protein, with the translated sequence MGDPLFANGLNLAVWIILLVKVVVVFAFVMVSVLFMVMYERKAVAWLGVRYGPNRAGPNGWLQSLADGTKLLFKEAFTPRTADKAVYKIAPYLMLFPALVAFSIVPIGGTITVAHHTTRLQLVDPPWGILFLLMTSGIAVYGVMLAGWSSGSKYPLLGAVRASAQMVSYEAVLGLTTATVIVVTGSLHTSAIVINQHGGFLYHWNIIRTALIPFALFAIAITAEMTRPPFDLVEAEEELSGGYNMEYSSIDFAWFYLAEYAALVTNSAIIVTLWLGGPDGPGIAGHSIGPFWFLLKLLIILYIYVWIRATLPRMRYDQLMDLGWKRLIPGALAMLMIVAGFQVSRTWGFVAFGGSVLLIALLMRAIDVGHGATEVESARDEFASGRSRASGEVNG